The nucleotide window TACAGAGAAAATGACAGACGAGGAAATTGAGTTGCTGTCTAAGTTCTTGAGTGGCTTGTATTAAATTCGTATTTGCGAATAGAAAAGCGGCCTCGGCCGCTTTTTTTATGAGCATAAGAAATTTTATGAGCGACGTGCTTTTTTTCTTGTTAACAAAAAGTAATAAAAAAGTTGTTTCTTAGATCAATAAAATCATTGAATTAATATTTGGTTCAAGTAGTCTTAACAACGCTCGGGGAGCTTCCATACAGAAAAAAACAAAAAAAAGATGTTAAAAGTCCTTGAGAAAATAATAAAAAGACTGTAAAAATACAGCTGACTCGACACAAAAAAATAACAAGAGGTCGAGAGGTTATCGAAAAGTCAGATATTATCTTATTTCTCGATAATCCAGGGAGTAAAGCCAATAGGCTCGCGGTTGCTCCACTTAATAATAACAATAATAAAAAGCAGACAGGTTACGGAAAACCGCAATAAAAACTCGGAAACAGTGACAACCATTCTCATAGTTGCAGTGCGCTGCCAATGTTATGAGCGAATCAGGCGATGTGAGAGCATCGCCTTTTTTCTTGCCTAAAATCCATTACAAACTTGTAATTCGGTGCTTCCCACTGACGTAATTCATGTTATTGCGTTACAATGAACCATATTAGTTGTTATCCAGGAGCGACCATGACTCGCCGCAAAAAAACACGCAAGGCCGGACCACTGGCACAGCCTAAAACTCCCCGAGATGCACGCGCAACAGATGCGGCATCCAAGGGCAAGAAAAAAGGAAAGGGACAGGCTCCCGGTCAGCGACATTCATCGGCTAAAGTTCTGCAACAAAGCAAAACAAAAGGGGATGAGAAAGATCCCCGGCACGGAAGTCGCCGTAAAATAGCTTTGGTGATGACACCTGAGCAGGAGCTGAAGCAGTTACAGGAAGATACCAAACTGCAGTTACTGGCTGAACGCTTTGAAAACGATGAGTCTCTGACAACAGAAGAGCAAAGCTATCTTGACGAGAAGTCTGAGCGTTACGAGCAGCTGATCGCGAAACTGGGTTATGAACTCGATGAAGAATGGGACGACGAGGAGAGCTAATGTCCAGCGAATTCTATTGGATTATCGCCATTGTAGGCGTATTGATTATTGTAGCTCTGGGTTGGTACGCTTCGACTTTACTGTTGCGCTTGCGTACTCAGACTCAAGTTCGCGAAGCTGCGGTGCAAAAACGCGTTGACCGTATTGATGAGAGCATTATTACCATAGCCAAAGCAATGCAGCAGGAGCAATGTCCGCTGTCTGAAGGATGTCTGAGGATCGTGGTCCTGCTTGATCATCGACCTGAAGCGGTTGATTACGATTACTCAAATGACTACCCTGCGATGCACGATATGTATGAGAAAATAAAGCATATGCCGACGCATGAGTCGCGTAAGAAATTCCCGAAGAAGAAAGTGAAGGAAATGGACGACCAGCGCGAGGGCTATGAAAAGTCGATGCGCGATATTATTCTTGCTGACGTTGATAAGCTATTAAAGCAATTTCCAGCGGCCTGAGGAGGCGGCATGGCGTTTTTTAAAGGTATAAAGGAAGATATAGCTAGCGTTTTTTCAAGAGACCCAGCTGCGCGTAACACCATGGAAGTGTTATTTCACTATCCAGGACTTCATGCCACCTGGTTTCACCGCATAAGCCATAAGCTTTGGGGCTGGAAACTGTATTGGCTTGCCCGCTTTGTGTCTAATATTTCACGCTGGTTTACTGGTATCGAGATCCATCCCGGGGCTAAAATTGGCCGTCGCTTCTTTATCGACCACGGTATGGGGGTGGTTATTGGTGAAACTGCGGAGATTGGCGACGATGTCACTCTTTATCATGGTGTCACTCTGGGTGGTACAAGCTGGAATAAAGGTAAACGACACCCGACGTTAAAAGACGGAGTGGTTATCGGTGCCGGCGCTAAAGTGCTGGGTCCGATTACGGTCGAAAAGTCTGCCCGTATTGGTTCTAACGCTGTCGTTGTCCGTGACGTACCCGAGTTAACAACGGTAGTAGGTATTCCGGCTCGTGTAGCTCAGTCTGGTGTTGATAAAGAAACGACTGAGCGGCGCAAGAAAATGGCTCAGGAATACGGTTTTGATGCTTACGCTATCTCGGCAGATAATCCTGACCCGGTGGCAACGGCAATAGGCCGAATGCTTGATCATGTGCAGGTGCTGGATAACAAAGTGTCAGACCTGTGCCAGGCGGTTAATAAGCTTGGTGGTGATGTCTGCGGAGAGATCCCTGAAGTTGATATGGATGACGTCGAGTTTCTGGAAGAAAGCGAACGCGCCGCTAAACGACGCGCTCACAAAGATGATGCTTCTGTATCAGACGATCAGAACCATTAACTTTTTAAGTTAAAGCGCTCAATCAATGAATACAACTCTTTGCTGGTATTTTGCAGTTCGTTGCTTGAGTGCTGAGTTTGGTCTGCCGTCTTTTGAGTCTCGCTGGCAGTATCGGCAATCTGAGTAATTTGTTCACTGATATGGTCGGCAACACCACTTTGTTCTTCGACAGCAGACGCCATTTGCGCTGACAT belongs to Idiomarina sp. PL1-037 and includes:
- a CDS encoding GTPase-activating protein — encoded protein: MTRRKKTRKAGPLAQPKTPRDARATDAASKGKKKGKGQAPGQRHSSAKVLQQSKTKGDEKDPRHGSRRKIALVMTPEQELKQLQEDTKLQLLAERFENDESLTTEEQSYLDEKSERYEQLIAKLGYELDEEWDDEES
- a CDS encoding DUF2489 domain-containing protein produces the protein MSSEFYWIIAIVGVLIIVALGWYASTLLLRLRTQTQVREAAVQKRVDRIDESIITIAKAMQQEQCPLSEGCLRIVVLLDHRPEAVDYDYSNDYPAMHDMYEKIKHMPTHESRKKFPKKKVKEMDDQREGYEKSMRDIILADVDKLLKQFPAA
- the cysE gene encoding serine O-acetyltransferase — its product is MAFFKGIKEDIASVFSRDPAARNTMEVLFHYPGLHATWFHRISHKLWGWKLYWLARFVSNISRWFTGIEIHPGAKIGRRFFIDHGMGVVIGETAEIGDDVTLYHGVTLGGTSWNKGKRHPTLKDGVVIGAGAKVLGPITVEKSARIGSNAVVVRDVPELTTVVGIPARVAQSGVDKETTERRKKMAQEYGFDAYAISADNPDPVATAIGRMLDHVQVLDNKVSDLCQAVNKLGGDVCGEIPEVDMDDVEFLEESERAAKRRAHKDDASVSDDQNH